In Euphorbia lathyris chromosome 2, ddEupLath1.1, whole genome shotgun sequence, the sequence GTTTcactgatgctgactaagaTGCGAATACGGATGATTGAACATCCACCAATAGTTATGTTATATATTTGAGTTGATCCTGCTTCTCTTGGAGCTCCAAAAATCAACGGTCGGTTGCACGTTCTTCCACATAAGCCAAATCTCGTCCTTCCGAGATTGGCTGGCTACAATTGTTCTCAAAGAGCTTCCTACTCAACCTCCACGATTGCTTTGTGATAACTTGTTCGGTTACTTATTTGACTTTTAAGCCAGTATTTCATAACCCAAGCAAACATATTAAAATAGAGTTTTTCTTTGTTCGGGGTCGTTTTTATAAAGGGCTTCTTCATGTGAAATATATCAACACATTGAATTAAGTAGTTGATATCTTCACCATTATTGTCCAAAGACAGTTTCAAGATATTGTATTCCAAGTTGAGCATTTGTTCTACCCCTACTTAACTTATAAGAGGGAAATAGAGGATAATATTATAATGATGTAATATTAGGGTTTTATACACACTTTGGTTATAtagtgtttttatttattttccccttttagTGTTTTTTTCAGCTTCTTCATTTCTTCGTTTTTTCTCATGTTTTTCCGatttttttattccttttttcccttttttctgttttttttccgtacttccaatacatatataattgtATGAAATCTATACAAAAGGGTAACACAACTATGACATGATACACCAATTTCCACCTCTAGCCATTTCAACAATAGTATGACCTATTCAGAAGTGGAGAGATAGGCTCCATAACCCTAACTCCGGTGAAAAAAAATAACAGAAATCACATAAAAAAATACTCTTAATGTGTAATTTCCGTTAGTAATTTCACTCTTGTCAGAAATTGTTCACGGATTTAACTTCAGTGACGAAATCTGATATGTAATTCTGGCTTTCTGGTACTTAATCCCAAAAAATATGTATCATTCCTTTTTTTGAATGCTTTGGAATAAGAATAGTTATTTCATTACTTATCTATATATTCCATTTTGGGAACTAAACATGTCCCTGGAATTATGCTATTGTGATTAGTTTTTGAATTGCACGGGAATATCTTAAGAaaggattaaaaattaaaattattttcggaaaaagaaaaacaaaactaattatAGAATGTTAATTATTTACTGATGCAGTTAATCAGATTTACTGAATGATTCTCATATGATGTATGTACCACAAACATAACTAATTATTTTCCAAACTAAATCCAAGCACAGATGTCATCAAATATTCCCACTAAATTGCAAAAGTTTAGGCACAAATTCAGTTATTAATTAAGTTTAAAGTTCAATTATGTACCTGAAATTAGCTTAATTACTAAATTTATACATCATTCTATGTATAGCATATTATCTCTAAACCACTCTTTACTTTCTCTTATTTTAAAAGCACATAAATTTTCCAGTATACATACTCATTTCACAAGCCTCTATCTACATAGAGGCTTTTTAATTAGAagactttttttcattttctttttctttttttttacttttttcttttGTAGAGAATAATAAAAAGTTTGGGATTGAAGAAGTAAAATGGCTATCTCAAATAAACTTGTGGCATTTGCCATACTTCTCCTATTCTTAGCTGTAGTTGTTTCTTGTGATAAagattcaaaaaagaaaaaggaaaaagatcacaaaataaaagaaaagggcGAGGAAAAATCTGCGCCCGAGGAAGAAAATGAGGAGGAGAAAAAGGACGATGGCAAAGAGAATCCCGCCCCTGGAGGGGAAGCCGCCGCCCTACCAGCAACATCCGGATCTATACCAGTTAGTCCGGGCAGTCGTGGAAAAGTATTTAATGTTTTAGATTTTGGGGTTAAAACCGGCGCAAACACGGATAATGCAGTGGTATGTATTGTGAAAGTTTATAGTACTGCTGGTGCATATATATACACTTAAAGACTGAGGCTTCTCATTGATTGAATGCATTTCCATCGGAGTGCTATAAGAAAATAGGAATTAGCGACTCATTTTTGTCGCTAAATCAATATTTATCGCTCGATCAATGTTTGTCCCTAAAACAACTTTtagagattttaattttttccgaTGGTGTTTGTAGAATTTTATTAAGGCATGGAGGGCAGCATGTGATCATCTTGAAAAGTCAATCAGAAACGGTCACGCCCGTTTCTCATTGACCGGATGCATCTCCACCAAAGTGCTATAAGAAAATAGGAATTAGCGACCGGTGTTTGTAGCTAAATCAATTTTtagagattttaatttttttctgatGGTGTTTGCAGAATTTTATTAAGGCATGGAGGGCAGCATGTGATAATCCTGAAAAATCAACGCTACTATTTCCCAAGGGTGAGTTTCATGCCACTGCAGCGGTATTTCAAGGACCGTGCAAAGCTCCGATCGATGTTGAAATTCAAGGAACCATCCTGGCAGGATCAGATATCAGTAGTTATTCTGAAGATTTCTGGCTTTCATTTGAGAAAATTATTGGTCTCAATGTTTCTGGAAATGGTATCATTGATGGTCAAGGCCCTAATGTTTGGAAATTTAAAGAACAAGGAGCCTCAATGTTCCCAATAGTAAGCAATTGCCAcgttaaattaaataaataaatatatatatatatgtagtggCGGAGCCAGCACTCCAAAGTTGGGTGCAAAAAACACAGGTTGGGCTTATTTATTTTGCCCAGCCCAAGCTAACACGACATAGTTTTGGCCAATGGtacggtaaaaaaaataaaaataaataaacaaaccaATTTGTGAACTTTTTTCCCCCTATCCAAGCCAAAACACCCGTGATTTAGCTTAGACCGGACAAAATATAGAGATCTATGATGACGCCATGTTCTTCCTGTTTCTGCCCAGGGGCAAAGTCAACAGGTCACCGAGGGTCCATCGACCCTCCCACTCCAAGGGtgatataaacaattttaaataCTGATGGAATTTCTATCAGTAAATGTACAATGTTCGTcggtaatttattttttattgacctTCCTTATATTTGTTTCTGACTTTGTCACTCCGTCTACCTctgtatatatgtgtatatattaaTGAGAGTAAGTtgctttataaatatatattaatctgTTTGATGTTGTTGCAGAGTCTTAAATTCATAGGTTGTGAAAAAATAACTATTAGTGGGCTCACTTCTATTAATCCTATGGGATTTCACTTCAGCATTGTTCATTGTGACGATGTTACTGCCACAAATATACATTTATCTGCTCCCGAGGACAGCCCCAATACCGACGGAGTCCATATCAGTCAGTCCACTAATGTCAGAGTTTTCGACAGCCATGTCGCCACTGGAGACGATTGTGTTGGTGTCATCCATGGAAGTTCCGATGTGGTAGTTAGAGGAGTATA encodes:
- the LOC136216910 gene encoding exopolygalacturonase-like, with the translated sequence MAISNKLVAFAILLLFLAVVVSCDKDSKKKKEKDHKIKEKGEEKSAPEEENEEEKKDDGKENPAPGGEAAALPATSGSIPVSPGSRGKVFNVLDFGVKTGANTDNAVNFIKAWRAACDNPEKSTLLFPKGEFHATAAVFQGPCKAPIDVEIQGTILAGSDISSYSEDFWLSFEKIIGLNVSGNGIIDGQGPNVWKFKEQGASMFPISLKFIGCEKITISGLTSINPMGFHFSIVHCDDVTATNIHLSAPEDSPNTDGVHISQSTNVRVFDSHVATGDDCVGVIHGSSDVVVRGVYCGPGHGLSIGSLGKYDDEKLLKNVLIENCTMNSTDNGARIKTYAGSLPSVAQNITFKDITMTNVSNPILIDQSYGKKSKEPSKVQISNAQFINIKGTTPTDNAVDIQCSKAVPCQGIRLSSINLEYIGAKKKPFVSNCTNAKITYDGPQTPPPC